TTTCCGGAAGACAAGCGACCGTCCTACTCGCTCAAGGAAATTCGGCACTGGCTGCAGGTGTTCGTGCAGCGGTTCTACTCGTTCAGCCAGTTCAAGCGTTCCGCATTGCCCAACGGGCCCAAAGTGTCGCACGGCGGCGCGCTGTCGCCGCGGGGGGACTGGCGCGCCCCGTCGGACATGTCCGCGCGCATCTGGCTCGACGAGATCGAACGCGAAGTCCCCGAAGACTAGCGGGCGCGGTCCAAGCGGCTAGAACGCGTTCTGCAGCGCCTTGTCGATCGCCTCGGCGTCCGGTGCGCAGTCACCGGCGCCGGGGACCAGCGTCGCCAGCGCGCCCGCCGCGCAGGCTCGCCGCAGCGCGAGTCGCCGTTCATCCGGGGAGCCGGGATTGGGCGGCCAGTTCGCGGCCAGCACACCGGCGAACACGTCGCCGGCGCCGGTGGTGTCCACCGCGTCCACCGCGGGGGAGGGCACCGCGTACTCGCCGTCGGCGCCGACGTAGCGGGCGCCGCGCGAACCCAGGGTGACCACCAGGTGTGTTGGGCGCCAAGGCCATTCGTTGGCTTCCTCTTCGTTGGTGATCACCACGTCGGCGGCGGCCGCCAACTCGCCCAGCGAGTCGGGATCCCGGCCGGCCGGTGAGGCGTTCACGACGACGACCGCCCCGGCCGAACGAGCGTGTTGGGCCGCCGCGACCGCGGTGTCGACCGGAATTTCCAGCTGGGTCAACATCACATCGCAGTTGGCGACCACGCCGCGCGCCCGGTCATCGGTGAGCGTGAAGCTCCCGTTGGCGCCCGGCGCGACCACGATGGTGTTCTCGGCGTTGGCATCCACGACGACGATGGCGGTGCCGCTGGGCCCGGGGATCTCGACGGCCCCGTCGAGCCCGACGCCGTTGGCGCGCAGGTGGGCACGCAACTGTTCGGCGGCCGCGTCGTCGCCGACCGCACCGACGAACTGCACGCGCGCTCCCGCGCGCGCGGCCGCCACCGCCTGATTGCCGCCCTTGCCGCCCGGAGCTTGGGTCAAAGACGACGCCAACACCGTTTCGCCCGGCCGCGGAAGGGCTCCGACACCCAGCGACAGATCGATGTTCACGCTGCCCACTACGCATACCCCTGCCATGGGGCCCGACGTTAGTCGTGTCGGGACGGCGATGCACACGTGGGTCACCAGCGGTTTTGACGCCCAATTGCGTCACGGCAAACGCTCAATATCTCGGTGTGCGCGCGCTAGTCTGCTGCGTTAGGAGCTGGATCCCGAGAAAAGGGGCAGGCAATTGACCACGAGCGAGCTAACCGAGGCCGCCCCCCGCATCGACCCCGCGCCGTCCCTCCAACCCGCAACGCGTACGCGCCCGCTGCGCAGCCGTTTCCGGTTCGGCATCCAATCCAAAATCCTGATCACCATGCTCCTCTCGAGCATTTTGGGCGTCGCGGTGATCGGTCTCATCGGAGCCGTGTCCGGCCGCACAGCGTTGCGTGAAGTCGAATCCGAACGGTTGATCGAGATGCGCGAGTCCCAGAAGCGGGCGGTGCAGGCACTGTTTCGGGAGCTGACGAGTTCGCTGATCGTGCAGAGCGGCGGTTTCGGCATCAACGAAGCAACGGCTAACCTCGCCACCGCCTTCTCTCAACTGGGCAATGCGAACATCACCCCGGCCCAAGAACAGACTCTGGTCAATTACTACGAGAACGACATGATCAAACCGATCAAAAAGGCCACCGGTAATGAGATCGATCTCAAGGCGGTGCTGCCGAGTTCCAACGCGCAGAAATACCTTCAGGCGCACTACACCGCGGCACCCAGGCCGACCGCCGACTCGCCGCCCGCCGAGGACGCCGGCGACGGCAGCGCGTGGTCGGCCGCCAACGCCCGCTTCGACTTTTTCATGCGCGGTATCGTCACCCGCTTCGATTACCGGGATGCGCTCCTGCTGGACATGCAAGGCAACGTCGTCTACAGCGTCATGAAGGGTCCAGACCTGGGGACCAACATTCTCACCGGCCCCTATCGCGGATCCAATCTGCGCGGTGCCTACCAAAAGCCGTGGCGTCCAACGATGTCGACTTCGTCTGGATCACCGACTTTCAGCAGTATCAGCCCCAGCTCGACACCCCGACGGCCTGGGTGGTGTCGCCCGTCGGCATGAACGGCAAATTCGAAGGGGTGATGGCGCTGCCGGTGCCGATCGGGAAGATCAACACGATCATGACCGCCAACAAGCATTGGGAAGCCGCGGGGATGGGAGCCGCCACCGAGACCTATCTGGCCGGCCCGGATGACCTGATGCGTTCCGATTCAAGGGTATTCATCGAAGACCCGAAGCAATACCGGCATGAGGCCATCGAGGCCGGCACCCCCGCCCGATGTCGTCGACACCGCGTTGCGCCTGGGGGGCACCACGCTGGTGCAGCCGGTGCCGACCGCGGGGGCTTCGCGCCGCCCAGCGCGGCGAGACCGGCGTCATCAGCGCCACCGACTACACGGGCAACCGGGAGTTGGAAGCCTATGCGCCGCTGAACATCCCCAACTCCGATCTGCACTGGTCGATCCTGGCCACCCGCGACAACTCCGACGCCTTCGCGCGGCTGGGCCGATTCAGCAAGAACCTCGTCATCGCGGTCACGGCAATGATTTTCGCCATCTGCGTGGCCTCGATGTTCGTCGCTCAGGCCGCGGTACGCCCGGTCCGGCGCCTCGAGGAGGGCACCCGAAAGATCAGCTCCGGCGACTACGACATCAACATCCCGGTGCGCACGCGCGACGAAATCGGCGACCTCACGGCGGCTTTCAACGAGATGAGCCGAAACCTTGCGATCAAGGAGGAGTTGCTCGTCGAGCAGCGCCGCGAGAACGATCGCCTGATGCTGGCCTTGATGCCCGAGTCGGTGCTGCAGCGTTATCGCGAGGGCGAGGCGACCATCGCCCAGAAACATCAGGACGTCGCCATCATCTACGCCGACATCGTCGGCCTCGACGAAATCTTCACCGAGATGCCGGAAGCCGAATTGGTGGGCACCGTCGACGATCTTTTCCGGCAGTTCGATTCGGCCGCCGAATCCCTCGGCGTCGAACGCATCCGCACGTTCCACAACGGTTATCTGGCCAGCTGCGGGGTCGTCACCCCCCGGCTGGACAGCATCCACCGCGCCGTGGACTTCGCCCTCGAAATCGGCCGCATCATCGAGCGGTTCAACAGCCAGAGCAGCCATCAGTTGGGCCTGCGCGTCGGCGTCAACACCGGCAACGTGGTCAGCGGATTGGTGGGCCGCTCCGGCGTCGTCTACGACATGTGGGGAGGCGCGGTGAGTCTGGCCTACCAAATGCACAGTGGCTCACCGCAGGCCGGCATCTACGTCAGCTCGCAGGTCTATGAAGCGATGCGCGACGTTCGCCAGTTCACCGCGGCGGGCACGATTTCGGTCGGTGGGACCGATCAGGCGATCTACCGGTTGCTGGACCGCTGATGAACATCTTCGCCTCGTCATGGTTTTACTGGGCGGTTGGTATCGCGATCGGATTGCCGGTCGGGATGATCCTGCTCACCGAACTGCACGATGCGCTGCGGCGCCGGCAAAGTCCCCTGGCCAGGCAGGTCGCATTGCTGCGCAACTACCTGCTGCCGCTCGCCGCGCTGTTGTTGCTCCTGGTTCAGGCCTCGGGGATTCCGGCCGGCGACATTCCGGTGCGCATCCTCACCACCGTTTTCGGCCTGCTGGTGGTGGTGCTGCTGCTGTCCGGGCTCAACGCGACCGTATTCGAAAGCGCCCCCGAAAAGAGCTGGCGCAAAAGGCTTCCCACGATCTTCATCGACGTCGCCCGCATAGCACTGATCTGCGTCGGCCTGGCGGTCATGTCGTCGTACATCTGGGGTGTGCGGATCGGCGGGGTGTTCACCGCGCTGGGCGTCACATCGGTCGTCATCGGTCTGATGCTGCAGAACTCCGTCGGGCAGATCGTCTCTGGCCTGTTCATGCTGTTCGAGCAGCCCTTCCGGATCGATGACTGGCTGGACACCGGCACCGCCCGCGGACGCGTCGTCGAAGTGAACTGGCGCGCGGTGCACATCGACACCGGCAGCGGAATCCGGATCATGCCGAACGCCGCGCTCGCCACCACGTCATTCACCAACCTCAGCCGCCCGCCCGGACCGCACAAGGTGGCGATCACGACGACCTTCGCCACCGCCGACGCGCCCGACCTGGTGTGCGCGGTGTTGTCGCGGGTGGCCCGGGCGCTGCCGCAGCTCCAACCCGGCAGCGTGCCGCGCTCAGTGCCCGTGGGCGCCGGCCAGTACCGCACGACGATCGGGTTGGACTCACCCGCCGAGGCCGGCGCCGCGACGGCCACGTTCCTGCGCTGGGCGTGGTACGCGGCCCGGCGGGAGAATTTGCACCTCGATGACGCCGATGACGACTTCTCGACGGTGCAACGTGTGGAGCACGCGTTGCACACGGTGGTCGCGCCGGCGCTGCGGCTCAGCACCGAAGAACAGCGGGCATTGCGCTCTTCGGCGCGAATCGTCCGCTACGGCACCGATGAAATCGTGGAGGACGCCGGACAGGTGCCCGCGGCGATGACGTTCGTGGTCGCCGGCCGGGTGCAACTCACCGCCACCGCCGACGACGGGACGGTCGTGCCGATCAGCACCCTGTCCGAGGGCGCATTCCTCGGGCTGACGGCGCTGACCCGCCAACCGAACCTGGCCAGCGCGTATGCGCTGGAAGAGGTCACCGCGTTGGAGATCGATCGGGAACACATCGAGCATCTGGTGATGCGCGCACCGACGCTGCTGCAGAACTTCGGCAACATCCTCGAGGAGCGGCGCAGCAAGGTGCGGACCGCGCGGCGCGGGGAGCGTGTCGCGGGCTAGTGGCGATCGCGAGCGCGGCGGGGCCGGGCGAAGCGGGTCGCCACCATTCGGGCTAGTGGGCCGCGTCACCCGGGCTTTTGCGGCCGGATACCCTGGTTCAATGAGTCTGCAGGCACCATTCCGCAGCGGAGCGGCCCAGCGGGAGCCTGACTTGCGCCGGGAGGTGCACGACGCCGCCCGCCGCGCCCGCGTCGCGTCCCGTGTGCTGGCGTTGTTGCCGACCGTCGCCAAAGACCAGGCGCTGCGCTCGGCGGCCGATGCGATTACCGCACACGCCGAATTGATCCTGTCCGCCAACGCCGAAGACGTCGAGGCCGCCCGCGCCACGGGCACGCCAACCGCGATGCTCGACCGACTGGCCTTGGATACCAAGCGCGTTGAGGGCATCGCCGCGGGCCTGCGTCAGGTCGCCGGGCTTCCCGATCCCGTCGGGGAGGTGTTGCGCGGCTACACGTTGCCGAACGGGCTGCAGCTGCGCCAGCAGCGGGTCCCGCTCGGCGTCGTGGGGATGATCTATGAGGGTCGGCCCAACGTGACCGTCGACGCGTTCGGTTTGGCGTTGAAGTCCGGCAACGCCGTGCTGTTGCGCGGCAGCTCCTCGGCGACCCGGTCCAACCAGGCGCTGGTGCAGGTGTTGCGGGCGTCGCTGGTCAGCGAGGACCTGCCCGCCGATGCGGTGCAACTGCTGTCGTCCGACGACCGCGCCACGGTGACGCATCTGATCCAGGCCCGCGGCCTGGTCGATGTGGTGATCCCGCGCGGCGGAGCGAGTCTGATCAACGCGGTGGTCCGCGACGCACAGGTGCCTACCATCGAAACCGGGGTTGGCAACTGCCACGTATACGTCCACGACGGCGCCGATTTGGATGTGGCGGAGCGGATCCTGCTGAATTCCAAGACGCGCCGGCCGAGCGTCTGCAACGCCGCCGAGACGCTGCTCGTCGACGCCACGATCGCCGAGGAGGCGCTGCCGCGGCTAGTGACCGCCCTGCAGGACGCCGGTGTGACCGTGCACGGCGGCTTCTCCAGGGACGCGCACGAGGACGACCTGCGGCGCGAGTACTTGTCGATGGACATCGCGGTGGCGGTGGTCGACGGTATCGACGCCGCGATCGCCCACATCAACGAGTACGGCACCGGTCACACCGAGGCCATCGTGACCACCAATATGGCTGCGGCGCAACGGTTTACCGATGCTGTCGACGCCGCGGCGGTGATGGTGAACGCGTCCACGGCGTTCACCGACGGGGAACAGTTCGGTTTCGGCGCCGAAATCGGTATCTCCACCCAGAAATTGCATGCCCGCGGTCCCATGGGCCTGCCCGAATTGACTTCGACCAAATGGATTGCGTGGGGAGACGGACAGACCCGTCCGGCGTGACGCCCCCCGTGGCGAAAGTGTTTTAGGAGAATCGATTGTGAGTGTGCCCGCCCGGTCAAAGCCGTTGTTCGAGGACATCGACGACGTCTCGCGACGGTTGGCCGAGACCGGCTACCTGCCCGACACCGCCACCGCGACGGCCGTGTTCCTGGCCGACCGGCTCGGCAAGCCGTTGTTGGTGGAGGGCCCGGCCGGCGTGGGCAAGACCGAATTGGCCCGCGCCGTGGCCCAGGCCACCGGGTCGGGCCTGGTCCGCCTGCAGTGCTACGAGGGGGTCGACGAGGCCCGCGCCCTCTACGAGTGGAACCACGCCAAGCAAATCCTGCGCATCCAGGCCGGCTCCGGGGACTGGGACCAGACCAAGGACGACGTGTTCAGCGAGGAGTTCCTGCTGCAGCGTCCGCTGCTGACCGCCATCCGGCGCACCGAGCCCACGGTGCTGCTCATCGACGAGACCGACAAGGCCGACATCGAGATCGAGGGCCTGCTGCTGGAGGTGTTGTCGGACTTCGCCGTGACCGTCCCCGAACTGGGCACGATCACCGCCGAGCGCACGCCCCTGGTGGTGCTGACCTCCAACGCGACCCGCGAACTCTCCGAGGCGCTCAAGCGTCGCTGCCTGTTCCTGCACATCGACTTTCCCAGCCCCGAGCTGGAACGTCGCATTCTGTTGTCCCGGGTGCCCGAGTTGCCCGCACATCTGGCCGAGGAGCTCGTGCGCATCATCGGCGTGCTGCGCGGGATGCAACTCAAGAAGGTCCCGTCCATCGCCGAGACCATCGACTGGGGCCGCACGCTGCTGGCGCTGGGCCTGGACACCATCGACGACGCGGTCGTCGCCGCCACGCTGGGCGTGGTCCTCAAACATCAATCCGACCAGCAGCGCGCGGCCGGCGAGCTCCGTCTGAACTAGGAAGACCGTCATGGCCGCCCGCCGCATCCGACCCGCCCGGCCGCTCGCCCCGCATGGGCTGCCGGGGCACCTGGTCGGCTTCGTGGAAGCGCTTCGCGGAGCGGGGATCTCGGTCGGCCCGTCGGAGACGGTGGACGCCGGCCGGGTGCTGGCCACGCTCGGCCTGGGCAACCGTGAGGTATTGCGCGAGGGCATCGCGTGCGCCGTGCTGCGCCGGTCGGATCATCGTGAAACCTATGACGCCATGTTCGACCTGTGGTTCCCGGCGGCGCTGGGCGCCCGCGCGGTGGTCACCGAGGACGAGGCGAACGACAGCCCGGACGACAACGCGTTGCCGCCCGACGACGTCGAGGCGATGCGCCAGATGCTGTTGGACCTGCTGGCCGACAACCCCGATCTCGCCGACATGGACGAGCGCCTGGTCGCCATGATCGCCCGCATCGTCGAGGCCTACGGGAAATACAATTCCAGCCGGGGCCCGTCCTTCTCGTCCTATCAGGCGCTCAAGGCGATGGCCCTGGACGAACTCGAGGGCAAGTTGTTGGCGGGTCTGCTGGCCTCCTACGGCGACGAACCCACGCCCTCCCAGGAGGAGATCGCCAAAGCCCTTGCGGCGCAGCGAATCACCCAATTGCGGAAGATGGTCGACGCCGAGACCAAAAGGCGCACTGCGGAGCAGCTGGGTCGTGATCACGTCCAGATGTACGGCATTCCCCAGCTTTCGGAGAACGTGGAATTCCTGCGCGCCTCCGGTGAGCAGTTGCGTCAGATGCGCCGAGTGGTGGCCCCGTTGGCCCGGACCCTGGCGACCCGGCTCGCGGCGCGCCGGCGGCGCAGCCGGGCCGGGACGATCGATCTCCGTAAGACGCTGCGCAAGTCGATGTCCACCGGCGGGGTGCCGATCGACGTAGTGCTGGCCAAGCCGCGCCCGGCCCGGCCCGAACTGGTGGTGCTCTGCGATGTCTCCGGCTCGGTCGCCGGGTTCAGTCACTTCACCCTGCTGCTGGTACATGCTCTGCGCCAACAGTTCTCGCGCGTTCGCGTGTTCGCCTTCATCGACACGACCGACGAAGTGACCCACATGTTCGGCCCGGAAGCCGACCTGGCCGTGGCCATCCAGCGGATCACCCGGGAGTCGGGCGTCTACAGCCGCGACGGCCATTCCGACTACGGCAACGCGTTCGCCTCGTTCGTGCAGGCGTTCCCCAACGTGCTCTCCCCGCGCACCTCACTGCTGGTGCTCGGCGATGGTCGCACCAACTATCGCAATCCGGAAACCGAGCTGCTGTCGCACATGGTGACCGCCAGCCGGCACGCGCACTGGCTGAATCCCGAACCCAAGCATCTGTGGGGCAGCGGCGACTCGGCGGTGCCGCGCTATCAAGAGGTCATCGCGATGCACGAATGCCGGTCCGCCAAGCAGCTGGCCGCGGTGATCGACCAACTGCTGCCCGTCTGAGGGGTCTCGGCGGGCGCCCGGTCACTCCAGGCACGGCAGTCTCCGTCCCAGGCGTGCCACTCCGGACAGGGACTGATGTGGTGCATGTGACGACAGCTCGGGCAGGCCTGATCATCGCCTCAAGTAAGCTGGCACATCGTGCAAAAGCAGCTTCGCAGGTTAGGAGTGATGGGTGGGACGTTCGACCCCATCCATTACGGCCACCTGGTTGCCGCCAGTGAGGTCGCCGACCTGTTCGACCTCGACCAAGTCGTGTTCGTGCCCAGCGGTCAGCCCTGGCAGAAGGATCGGCACGTCTCTGCCGCCGAGGACCGGTATCTGATGACGGTGATCGCCACGGCGTCCAATCCCCGGTTCTCGGTGAGTCGGGTCGACATCGACCGCGGCGGCCCCACCTACACCAAGGACACGTTGCGCGATCTGCACGCCCTCAACCCGGACTCGGAGCTGTACTTCATCACCGGCGCCGACGCCCTGGCCTCCATCCTGTCCTGGCAGGGCTGGGAGACGCTGTTCGAGCTGGCGCACTTTATCGGCGTCAGCCGACCCGGCTACGAGCTGCGGCGCGAACACATCACCGGGGTGTTGGGTGAGCTGCCCGACGACGCGCTAACCCTGGTCGAGATACCCGCACTCGCGATCTCGTCGACCGATTGTCGTCGGCGCGCGGCGCAGCGGCGGCCGCTGTGGTACCTGATGCCCGACGGCGTCGTGCAGTACGTCTCCAAGCGCCGGCTCTACCGCGCCGATGCGGGCCCGGCGGTGGCCGTGAACGAAACCAGCCTGACCCCAGGGGATCTCCCATGAGCGCCACCCAGGAAGCCATCGACATGGCGACGGTGGCCGCCGGCGCCGCCGCCGCGAAGCTCGCCAACGACGTCGTCGTCATCGACGTGTCCGCGCAGCTCGCCATCACCGACTGTTTCGTGATCGCCTCGGCGTCCAACGAGCGACAGGTCAACGCCATCGTCGACGAGGTCGAGGAGAAAATGCGCAAGGCGGGCTACAAACCCGCCCGCCGCGAGGGCACCCGTGAAGGCCGCTGGACGCTGCTGGACTACCGCGACATCGTCGTGCACATTCAGCATCAGGACGACCGTGACTTCTATGCCCTGGACCGGCTGTGGAGCGACTGCCCGGTGGTTCCGGTGGACCTGGACGAGCGCAACGGGGACGCCGAAGACTCGAGCGCACAATGAAGATCCGTCGGCTGATCATGTTGCGGCACGGGCAAACTGAGTTCAACGCCGGCAGCCGGATGCAGGGCCAGCTCGATTCCGAACTCAGCGAGCTCGGGCGGGCGCAGGCCATCGCGGCCGCCGAGGTGCTGGGCAAGTCACAGCCGTTGCTGATCGTGTCGTCGGATTTGCATCGCGCCTACGACACGGCGGTCAGGTTGGGGGAGGTCACCGGCTTGGCGA
The sequence above is drawn from the Mycobacterium marseillense genome and encodes:
- a CDS encoding AAA family ATPase, whose translation is MSVPARSKPLFEDIDDVSRRLAETGYLPDTATATAVFLADRLGKPLLVEGPAGVGKTELARAVAQATGSGLVRLQCYEGVDEARALYEWNHAKQILRIQAGSGDWDQTKDDVFSEEFLLQRPLLTAIRRTEPTVLLIDETDKADIEIEGLLLEVLSDFAVTVPELGTITAERTPLVVLTSNATRELSEALKRRCLFLHIDFPSPELERRILLSRVPELPAHLAEELVRIIGVLRGMQLKKVPSIAETIDWGRTLLALGLDTIDDAVVAATLGVVLKHQSDQQRAAGELRLN
- a CDS encoding ribokinase; the encoded protein is MAGVCVVGSVNIDLSLGVGALPRPGETVLASSLTQAPGGKGGNQAVAAARAGARVQFVGAVGDDAAAEQLRAHLRANGVGLDGAVEIPGPSGTAIVVVDANAENTIVVAPGANGSFTLTDDRARGVVANCDVMLTQLEIPVDTAVAAAQHARSAGAVVVVNASPAGRDPDSLGELAAAADVVITNEEEANEWPWRPTHLVVTLGSRGARYVGADGEYAVPSPAVDAVDTTGAGDVFAGVLAANWPPNPGSPDERRLALRRACAAGALATLVPGAGDCAPDAEAIDKALQNAF
- a CDS encoding glutamate-5-semialdehyde dehydrogenase translates to MSLQAPFRSGAAQREPDLRREVHDAARRARVASRVLALLPTVAKDQALRSAADAITAHAELILSANAEDVEAARATGTPTAMLDRLALDTKRVEGIAAGLRQVAGLPDPVGEVLRGYTLPNGLQLRQQRVPLGVVGMIYEGRPNVTVDAFGLALKSGNAVLLRGSSSATRSNQALVQVLRASLVSEDLPADAVQLLSSDDRATVTHLIQARGLVDVVIPRGGASLINAVVRDAQVPTIETGVGNCHVYVHDGADLDVAERILLNSKTRRPSVCNAAETLLVDATIAEEALPRLVTALQDAGVTVHGGFSRDAHEDDLRREYLSMDIAVAVVDGIDAAIAHINEYGTGHTEAIVTTNMAAAQRFTDAVDAAAVMVNASTAFTDGEQFGFGAEIGISTQKLHARGPMGLPELTSTKWIAWGDGQTRPA
- a CDS encoding vWA domain-containing protein, whose protein sequence is MAARRIRPARPLAPHGLPGHLVGFVEALRGAGISVGPSETVDAGRVLATLGLGNREVLREGIACAVLRRSDHRETYDAMFDLWFPAALGARAVVTEDEANDSPDDNALPPDDVEAMRQMLLDLLADNPDLADMDERLVAMIARIVEAYGKYNSSRGPSFSSYQALKAMALDELEGKLLAGLLASYGDEPTPSQEEIAKALAAQRITQLRKMVDAETKRRTAEQLGRDHVQMYGIPQLSENVEFLRASGEQLRQMRRVVAPLARTLATRLAARRRRSRAGTIDLRKTLRKSMSTGGVPIDVVLAKPRPARPELVVLCDVSGSVAGFSHFTLLLVHALRQQFSRVRVFAFIDTTDEVTHMFGPEADLAVAIQRITRESGVYSRDGHSDYGNAFASFVQAFPNVLSPRTSLLVLGDGRTNYRNPETELLSHMVTASRHAHWLNPEPKHLWGSGDSAVPRYQEVIAMHECRSAKQLAAVIDQLLPV
- the rsfS gene encoding ribosome silencing factor, translated to MSATQEAIDMATVAAGAAAAKLANDVVVIDVSAQLAITDCFVIASASNERQVNAIVDEVEEKMRKAGYKPARREGTREGRWTLLDYRDIVVHIQHQDDRDFYALDRLWSDCPVVPVDLDERNGDAEDSSAQ
- the nadD gene encoding nicotinate-nucleotide adenylyltransferase, which produces MGGTFDPIHYGHLVAASEVADLFDLDQVVFVPSGQPWQKDRHVSAAEDRYLMTVIATASNPRFSVSRVDIDRGGPTYTKDTLRDLHALNPDSELYFITGADALASILSWQGWETLFELAHFIGVSRPGYELRREHITGVLGELPDDALTLVEIPALAISSTDCRRRAAQRRPLWYLMPDGVVQYVSKRRLYRADAGPAVAVNETSLTPGDLP
- a CDS encoding mechanosensitive ion channel domain-containing protein; its protein translation is MNIFASSWFYWAVGIAIGLPVGMILLTELHDALRRRQSPLARQVALLRNYLLPLAALLLLLVQASGIPAGDIPVRILTTVFGLLVVVLLLSGLNATVFESAPEKSWRKRLPTIFIDVARIALICVGLAVMSSYIWGVRIGGVFTALGVTSVVIGLMLQNSVGQIVSGLFMLFEQPFRIDDWLDTGTARGRVVEVNWRAVHIDTGSGIRIMPNAALATTSFTNLSRPPGPHKVAITTTFATADAPDLVCAVLSRVARALPQLQPGSVPRSVPVGAGQYRTTIGLDSPAEAGAATATFLRWAWYAARRENLHLDDADDDFSTVQRVEHALHTVVAPALRLSTEEQRALRSSARIVRYGTDEIVEDAGQVPAAMTFVVAGRVQLTATADDGTVVPISTLSEGAFLGLTALTRQPNLASAYALEEVTALEIDREHIEHLVMRAPTLLQNFGNILEERRSKVRTARRGERVAG